Proteins encoded by one window of Sulfuricurvum sp. IAE1:
- a CDS encoding APC family permease has translation MKKYFRKKEMSGVGGEFQRRLGLMDVTFIGIGAIIGAGIFVITGQAAATMAGPAIVLSFLLGAVMIGITALIYAELSAAYPVAGSAYSFTFASLGEMFAWFVGWNLLLEYGVATAAVATGWSGYLRGFLENSLGIHVPLALSGAYNPEAGTYIDISAFGIILAIFVLLAIGIKESARVNSAIVFIKFAILITFVVVGIPHIDFNNLANFFPFGWEGVWHGAALILFAYLGFDAISTVAEETKEPQKNIPWGLILSLLISVIFFILVSFTLTAIVPYDKLNVPDALAFALYQVNEPFAANIIALGAVITITTVMLVMGLGFTRVLFALARDGLLPKNLSAIHPTYNTPFKATLIGGALLSLMAGLVPLKTLAELVNIGTLFAYLMVAVAIIVLRRQNTVQPAFKVPAFKILMPLNFILIIFMMAGLPFETWLRFIGWSLIGMAIYAFYGSKHSELNR, from the coding sequence ATGAAGAAGTATTTTCGGAAAAAAGAGATGTCGGGGGTCGGCGGGGAGTTTCAACGTCGCCTCGGCCTGATGGACGTTACGTTTATCGGTATCGGTGCGATCATCGGGGCCGGAATTTTCGTCATTACCGGTCAGGCGGCCGCGACGATGGCGGGGCCTGCGATCGTCCTCTCCTTTTTACTCGGGGCCGTGATGATCGGGATTACGGCATTGATCTATGCGGAACTGAGCGCGGCTTATCCGGTGGCGGGGAGTGCCTACAGTTTCACGTTTGCCTCGCTGGGGGAGATGTTCGCCTGGTTCGTCGGGTGGAATCTCCTTCTCGAATACGGCGTCGCGACGGCGGCGGTCGCAACGGGATGGTCGGGCTATCTGCGCGGGTTTTTGGAAAACAGCCTGGGAATCCATGTCCCTCTGGCGCTCAGCGGAGCCTATAATCCGGAGGCCGGAACCTACATCGATATCAGCGCGTTCGGGATCATATTGGCCATTTTTGTGCTGCTGGCGATCGGGATCAAGGAGAGCGCTCGGGTCAATTCGGCGATCGTCTTTATCAAGTTCGCAATCCTCATCACGTTTGTCGTAGTGGGAATCCCCCATATTGATTTCAACAATCTCGCCAATTTTTTCCCGTTCGGATGGGAAGGAGTATGGCACGGAGCGGCCCTCATTCTGTTTGCCTACCTGGGATTCGACGCGATCAGCACGGTCGCCGAAGAGACGAAAGAGCCGCAGAAAAATATCCCTTGGGGCCTGATTCTTTCACTGCTGATCTCGGTCATTTTCTTTATTCTGGTCAGCTTTACCCTCACCGCCATCGTCCCCTACGACAAACTGAACGTTCCTGATGCCCTGGCGTTTGCGCTGTATCAGGTCAACGAGCCCTTTGCCGCCAATATCATCGCCCTGGGGGCGGTCATCACGATCACGACGGTGATGCTGGTCATGGGGCTCGGGTTTACCCGGGTGCTGTTCGCGCTGGCGCGGGACGGACTGCTGCCGAAAAACCTGAGCGCCATCCATCCCACTTACAACACGCCGTTCAAGGCGACGCTGATCGGGGGGGCGCTGTTGAGCCTGATGGCGGGACTGGTTCCCCTCAAAACGCTTGCGGAGCTGGTCAACATCGGGACCCTGTTCGCCTATCTGATGGTCGCGGTGGCGATCATCGTCCTGCGCCGCCAGAATACGGTTCAGCCCGCCTTTAAAGTTCCGGCGTTTAAAATCCTGATGCCGCTCAATTTTATCCTCATCATCTTCATGATGGCGGGGCTGCCGTTTGAGACGTGGCTCCGCTTTATCGGATGGTCGCTGATCGGAATGGCGATCTACGCTTTTTACGGATCAAAACACAGTGAGCTGAACCGATGA